Proteins encoded within one genomic window of Haematobia irritans isolate KBUSLIRL chromosome 5, ASM5000362v1, whole genome shotgun sequence:
- the Hsl gene encoding hormone-sensitive lipase: MSNMQCLQDVENGSQSLSECNKITAMTASVAEKQESGCNTKVVAEMPSCSAQPNPQIPHTPDEMREKYRELLLVCQEHALHFKEDNTEKGQRLQGALVVWQDFIIMADSLTREIEEFASRYDFDANTPGNGYRSFISVVDSCIEYGLSICKNLTSSRSTLFFRKKSYMKDVEACSQLLSSLCTCMKYLLILHEWSMNSEDYDLFANGDHSAEDLFEKGDTINQYSFYGRCLGFQYGDSIRSVLKILSISMAGFSEAFYAHDFDGPLLKTTRSVWTSGKYLLNPELRARRIVNLSQNAKIDFCKSFWFLAESELMQKIPSIVGTSIKVNQVIEIPSEPLQLPKVYANDPDREELLDIPVPSSHMGPGLVIQARLLSSHRREGMIGLGPTRFSGWRKLPPRTSAIVFHCHGGGFVAQSSKSHESYLRDWAVALDCPILSIDYSLAPEAPFPRAIEEVFYAYCWMLKNASHLGTKAERVILAGDSAGANLCIALTLKCIEQKIRIPDGLFLAYCPTLINFVPSPARLLCLMDPLLPFGFMMRCLRAYAAPSPEVLIENSKNDEILKEIRKASEEEPHYKLSLEKTSGCNSPSKRGSSLKSSDKSKWEEIKSNKADASTQFGIELADEETEDSSENTFASASYHSQTIERTDLPVEDDDNSSCVSFEDDSQPIEHYPVTTNKNSDAEQYIDRFLETYIVESPTEEAKEVSEETIELETVPAKTLSEENLLIDVSKDVLDLDLTGKFNNAVNSINGIIHRYTQSYEIKRDGHPHGPMEDLQKMDALIARSPSAEFAFQIPRDPLLSPYFACDEWLKQMPPTKILSLEMDPCLDDCVMFAKKLKKLNRPVSLDILKGLPHGFLNFTLLSNEAMEGSKTCINLLKQLISEENQSNTPSNEA; this comes from the exons ATGAGTAATATGCAATGTTTGCAAGACGTTGAAAACGGCTCCCAGTCTTTAAGTGAATGCAATAAAATTACAGCAATGACGGCAAGCGTGGCAGAGAAACAAGAGTCGGGGTGTAATACCAAAGTGGTGGCAGAAATGCCTTCGTGTTCCGCTCAGCCCAATCCTCAAATACCACACACTCCTGACGAAATGCGTGAAAAATACCGTGAACTTTTGTTGGTATGTCAGGAGCATGCATTACATTTCAAAGAAGATAATACTGAAAAAGGTCAAAGACTCCAAGGGGCCCTTGTcgtttggcaagattttataaTTATGGCGGACAGTCTAACAAGAGAGATTGAAGAATTCGCCAGTAGATATGATTTTGATGCAAACACCCCCGGCAATGGTTACCGAAGTTTTATATCCGTAGTGGATTCTTGTATAGAGTATGGGTTGAGCATTTGTAAGAATCTCACATCTTCCAGATCCACATTGTTTTTTCGCAAGAAGAGTTATATGAAAGATGTTGAAGCTTGTTCGCAATTACTTTCATCGCTATGTACGTGCATGAAATATTTACTCATCCTTCACGAGTGGTCCATGAACTCGGAAGATTATGATTTATTCGCAAATGGAGACCATTCGGCTGAAGATCTTTTCGAAAAGGGAGACACTATAAATCAATATAGCTTTTATGGTCGATGCTTGGGCTTTCAATATGGCGATTCAATTCGCAGCGTTTTGAAAATTCTTTCGATAAGTATGGCAGGATTCTCTGAAGCATTTTATGCTCATGATTTCGATGGTCCCCTCTTAAAGACGACACGCAGTGTATGGACAAGcggaaaatatttgttaaatccTGAGTTGAGAGCCAGAAGAATTGTGAATCTCTCGCAAAATGCCAAAATCGATTTTTGTAAATCGTTTTGGTTTCTAGCCGAATCTGAGCTAATGCAAAAAATTCCCAGCATTGTAGGTACCTCCATTAAAGTCAATCAAGTTATAGAAATTCCTTCAGAACCTCTGCAATTGCCAAAAGTTTACGCCAATGACCCGGACAGGGAGGAGTTATTGGATATTCCTGTTCCGTCAAGCCATATGGGTCCTGGATTGGTTATACAGGCTCGACTACTGTCATCACATCGACGGGAAGGTATGATTGGTTTGGGACCAACCCGATTTAGTGGTTGGCGAAAATTACCCCCACGGACTTCTGCAATTGTTTTCCATTGTCATGGTGGAGGCTTTGTGGCACAATCATCAAAATCCCACGAATCGTATCTTCGGGATTGGGCTGTGGCTCTGGATTGcccaattttatctatagattaTAGTTTAGCTCCCGAAGCGCCATTCCCTAGAGCTATAGAAGAAGTATTCTATGCCTATTGCTGGATGTTGAAAAATGCCAGCCATTTGGGAACTAAAGCGGAACGTGTAATACTTGCCGGTGACTCTGCTGGAGCGAATTTGTGCATTGCGTTAACCTTAAAGTGCATAGAGCAAAAAATTCGAATACCTGATGGACTCTTTTTAGCATACTGTCCAACCCTAATCAACTTTGTCCCGAG CCCTGCTCGCTTATTATGCCTAATGGATCCTCTTCTTCCATTTGGTTTTATGATGCGTTGCCTTCGAGCTTATGCTGCTCCAAGTCCTGAAGTACTAATAGAAAACTCCAAAAATGATgagattttaaaagaaataagaaaAGCATCAGAGGAAGAGCCCCATTACAAACTCAGTCTTGAGAAGACATCTGGCTGCAACTCTCCGTCTAAAAGAGGCTCGTCATTAAAATCATCGGATAAATCAAAATGGGAGGAAATTAAG AGCAATAAAGCAGATGCTTCAACTCAATTTGGTATAGAATTAGCTGATGAAGAGACGGAAGATAGCTCAGAAAATACATTTGCGAGCGCATCCTACCATAGCCAGACTATCGAAAGAACTGATCTGCCAGTTGAAGATGATGACAATAGTTCCTGTGTATCGTTCGAAGATGATTCACAACCCATCGAACACTATCCTGTAACGACGAATAAGAATTCGGATGCAGAACAATACATTGATCGTTTCCTCGAGACCTACATAGTAGAATCACCAACTGAGGAAGCTAAAGAAGTGAGCGAAGAAACAATAGAATTGGAAACAGTGCCCGCTAAAACACTTTCAGAGGAGAATCTACTAATTGATGTTAGTAAAGATGTACTCGATCTGGACTTAACTGGAAAGTTTAATAATGCCGTCAATAGTATTAATGGAATTATACATCGATATACACAGTCCTACGAAATAAAGCGAGATGGACACCCGCATGGACCGATGGAAGATTTGCAAAAAATGGATGCTTTGATAGCAAGATCTCCTAGCGCTGAATTTGCATTTCAAATTCCAAGGGATCCCCTTTTGTCCCCATATTTTGCCTGTGATGAATGGTTAAAACAAATGCCCCCCACTAAAATACTC TCTTTGGAGATGGATCCATGTCTTGATGATTGTGTGATGTTTGCAAagaaactgaaaaaattgaataggCCAGTCAGTTTGGACATCTTGAAAGGCTTGCCTCATGGATTTCTAAATTTCACTTTG CTTTCAAACGAAGCTATGGAAGGTTCAAAGACTTGCATCAACTTATTGAAGCAATTGATTAGCGAAGAAAACCAATCAAATACGCCATCGAATGAAGCGTAA
- the Snp gene encoding snipper isoform X1: MEQLNTLIFKNIPKEVNLVDLLAILEIQPNEIKPFGRKRALILFKENSEAESALEKMHHVNIAGKLPNVAYFRKEKPETKETPNYRVRTSKISKGVQTHMDRGEATTTTVEINKQLGLMDTIYADGGQSQNSSSSTKSGKSKLSQQTYEYIIAVDFEATCWENQAPPKWRESEIIEFPAVLVNLKTGKIEAEFHKYIMPIESPKLSAYCTELTGITQKTVDSGIPLQTALMMFQEWLRKELRVRHLTLPKMSKDNKAGNCAFVTWTDWDLGICLNKECTRKRLKKPPYFNQWIDMRAIYREWYKYKPINFLDALTHVGLEFEGKQHSGIDDARNLSHLAYKLVNDGATLAITKDLTPFQLNLNCVL, translated from the exons ATGGAGCAGTTGAATACTTTAATATTTAAGAATATTCCAAAAGAAGTTAATCTAGTAGACTTATTAGCTATCCTTGAAATACAACCAAATGAGATTAAGCCATTCGGACGGAAACGTGCTTTAATACTCTTTAAGGAAAACAGTGAGGCGGAAAGTGCCTTGGAGAAAATGCACCATGTCAACATCGCTGGAAAATTACCGAATGTAGCATACTTTCGCAAGGAAAAGCCGGAAACAAAAGAGACCCCTAATTACCGAGTGAGgacttcaaaaatttctaaaggagTTCAAACGCATATGGATCGCGGAGAAGCAACTACAACAACTGTGGAGATAAACaa ACAATTAGGTTTAATGGACACAATATATGCAGATGGGGGCCAATCTCAGAACAGTAGCTCTTCCACAAAGTCGGGAAAATCTAAACTATCACAACAAACCTATGAATATATTATAGCTGTCGATTTTGAAGCCACATGTTGGGAAAATCAAGCACCTCCAAAATGGAGGGAGTCTGAAATTATTG aatttcctGCTGTATTGGTTAATTTAAAGACTGGAAAAATTGAAGCAGAGTTTCACAAATACATAATGCCTATTGAATCACCAAAACTAAGCGCTTATTGTACTGAACTAACAGGAATAACACAGAAGACGGTCGATAGCGGTATTCCCCTACAAACCGCATTAATGATGTTCcaagaatggctacgtaaagagCTCCGAGTTCGACATTTGACTCTGCCAAAAATGTCCAAAGATAACAAAGCGGGAAACTGTGCCTTTGTCACATGGACTGACTGGGATTTGGGCATATGCTTGAACAAAGAATGCACTCGAAAACGACTTAAGAAACCGCCATACTTTAATCAATGGATAGATATGAGAGCCATTTATAGGGAATGGTATAAATACaagccaattaattttttggatgCCCTGACACACGTAGGTTTGGAATTCGAGGGAAAGCAACATTCTGGAATTGACGATGCAAGGAATTTGTCTCACTTAGCATACAAATTGGTAAACGATGGAGCAACTTTAGCAATAACTAAAGACTTAACACCTTTCCAACTGAATTTAAACTGTGTTTTGTAA
- the Snp gene encoding snipper isoform X2, translating to MALTRIARQLGLMDTIYADGGQSQNSSSSTKSGKSKLSQQTYEYIIAVDFEATCWENQAPPKWRESEIIEFPAVLVNLKTGKIEAEFHKYIMPIESPKLSAYCTELTGITQKTVDSGIPLQTALMMFQEWLRKELRVRHLTLPKMSKDNKAGNCAFVTWTDWDLGICLNKECTRKRLKKPPYFNQWIDMRAIYREWYKYKPINFLDALTHVGLEFEGKQHSGIDDARNLSHLAYKLVNDGATLAITKDLTPFQLNLNCVL from the exons ATGGCACTAACAAGAATTGCAAG ACAATTAGGTTTAATGGACACAATATATGCAGATGGGGGCCAATCTCAGAACAGTAGCTCTTCCACAAAGTCGGGAAAATCTAAACTATCACAACAAACCTATGAATATATTATAGCTGTCGATTTTGAAGCCACATGTTGGGAAAATCAAGCACCTCCAAAATGGAGGGAGTCTGAAATTATTG aatttcctGCTGTATTGGTTAATTTAAAGACTGGAAAAATTGAAGCAGAGTTTCACAAATACATAATGCCTATTGAATCACCAAAACTAAGCGCTTATTGTACTGAACTAACAGGAATAACACAGAAGACGGTCGATAGCGGTATTCCCCTACAAACCGCATTAATGATGTTCcaagaatggctacgtaaagagCTCCGAGTTCGACATTTGACTCTGCCAAAAATGTCCAAAGATAACAAAGCGGGAAACTGTGCCTTTGTCACATGGACTGACTGGGATTTGGGCATATGCTTGAACAAAGAATGCACTCGAAAACGACTTAAGAAACCGCCATACTTTAATCAATGGATAGATATGAGAGCCATTTATAGGGAATGGTATAAATACaagccaattaattttttggatgCCCTGACACACGTAGGTTTGGAATTCGAGGGAAAGCAACATTCTGGAATTGACGATGCAAGGAATTTGTCTCACTTAGCATACAAATTGGTAAACGATGGAGCAACTTTAGCAATAACTAAAGACTTAACACCTTTCCAACTGAATTTAAACTGTGTTTTGTAA
- the Snp gene encoding snipper isoform X3, with protein MDTIYADGGQSQNSSSSTKSGKSKLSQQTYEYIIAVDFEATCWENQAPPKWRESEIIEFPAVLVNLKTGKIEAEFHKYIMPIESPKLSAYCTELTGITQKTVDSGIPLQTALMMFQEWLRKELRVRHLTLPKMSKDNKAGNCAFVTWTDWDLGICLNKECTRKRLKKPPYFNQWIDMRAIYREWYKYKPINFLDALTHVGLEFEGKQHSGIDDARNLSHLAYKLVNDGATLAITKDLTPFQLNLNCVL; from the exons ATGGACACAATATATGCAGATGGGGGCCAATCTCAGAACAGTAGCTCTTCCACAAAGTCGGGAAAATCTAAACTATCACAACAAACCTATGAATATATTATAGCTGTCGATTTTGAAGCCACATGTTGGGAAAATCAAGCACCTCCAAAATGGAGGGAGTCTGAAATTATTG aatttcctGCTGTATTGGTTAATTTAAAGACTGGAAAAATTGAAGCAGAGTTTCACAAATACATAATGCCTATTGAATCACCAAAACTAAGCGCTTATTGTACTGAACTAACAGGAATAACACAGAAGACGGTCGATAGCGGTATTCCCCTACAAACCGCATTAATGATGTTCcaagaatggctacgtaaagagCTCCGAGTTCGACATTTGACTCTGCCAAAAATGTCCAAAGATAACAAAGCGGGAAACTGTGCCTTTGTCACATGGACTGACTGGGATTTGGGCATATGCTTGAACAAAGAATGCACTCGAAAACGACTTAAGAAACCGCCATACTTTAATCAATGGATAGATATGAGAGCCATTTATAGGGAATGGTATAAATACaagccaattaattttttggatgCCCTGACACACGTAGGTTTGGAATTCGAGGGAAAGCAACATTCTGGAATTGACGATGCAAGGAATTTGTCTCACTTAGCATACAAATTGGTAAACGATGGAGCAACTTTAGCAATAACTAAAGACTTAACACCTTTCCAACTGAATTTAAACTGTGTTTTGTAA